A single Balaenoptera ricei isolate mBalRic1 chromosome 13, mBalRic1.hap2, whole genome shotgun sequence DNA region contains:
- the ASXL2 gene encoding putative Polycomb group protein ASXL2 isoform X2, which translates to MLHTNSRGEEGIFYKVPGRMGVYTLKKDVPDGVKELSEGSEESSDGQSDSQSSENSSSSSDGGSNKEGKKSRWKRKVSSRLSQPSSPQSGCPSPTIPAGKVISPSQKHSKKALKQALKQQQQKKQQQQQCRPSMSISSNQHLSLKTVKAASDSVAAKPAIWEGKQSDGQSSSPQNSNSSFSSSVKVENPLLSLGKKSFQRSDRLHTRQMKRTKCAEIDVETPDSILVNTNLRALINKHTFSVLPGDCQQRLLLLLPEVDRQVGPDGLMKLNGSALNNEFFTSAAQGWKERLSEGEFTPEMQVRIRQEIEKEKKVEPWKEQFFESYYGQSSGLSLEDSKKLTASPNDPKVKKTPAEQPKSMLPSEASPVSIVPVIPQLVSKEEVLQLPSPVRKEEHESQDKMQPNSKSPEPLLSSATNTNELSSVPPIKCPKDEALLEQKPVASAEQESEKENHLTTTSNYNKNESQEALVTSLSKPKSPGVETTVVKPIVEAGLQETTMKEPPSTLADHSPESLKRKSSVTQEEAPTNWEKRPRVTENRQHQQPFQVSPQPFLSRGDRFQVRKVPPLKIPVSRISPMPFPTSQVSPRARFPISITSPNRTGARTLADIKAKAQLVKAQRAAAAAAAAAAAAASVGGTIPGPGPGGGQGPGEGAERRTARGGSPDSNRVSETGKGPTLELAGTGSRGGTRELLPCGPETQPQSETKTPGQAQSHSVSGAQLQQTSSVPPPSAISGACSSVPSPAHANTPPPALGKVSNEKLNPSRAAATVASLSHPQGPSNGRQEKAPPTPADPALIAGASPVHFAVDGTVEPKAGSSKNTPNPPASAEISASASVDMTPSPLTSLLTTASLEKLPVPQVVVTIAPTGSAPSSSTLPAASSLKTLGASSSMNGPISRPSSNIPANNPLVTQLLQGKDVPLEQILPKPLTKVEMKTVPLTTKEEKGMMIGALAGTSVTENSTREEVNERQSHPATQQLGKSLQSKQLPQVPRPLQLFSGKDLRDASIDTHQYQEGLSKATQDQILQTLIQRVRRQNVLSFVQPSQFNFTHSGFQLEDISTSQRFMLGFAGRRTSKPAMAGHYLLNISTYGRGSESLRRTHSVNPEDRFCLSSPTEALKMGYTDCKNAAGDSSSGKEDDTDEESTGDEQESVMVKEEPQASQSSGKCEASSGPHSRETLSTSDCSAKKNVKAETPVPEQTTLSKENYLFTRSQTFDEKTLARDFIQAAQKQMAHAARGKTVRSSPELFNSTALPLPADSPTHQSLLLPPLQTPKLYGSPTQIGPSYRGMINVSTSSDLDHNSAVAGMPDCSQVPSNVGDVMSFSVTVTTIPAGQAMNPSNHGQTIPVQAFPEENSIEDTPSKCYCRLKAMIMCKGCGAFCHDDCIGPSKLCVSCLVVR; encoded by the exons GCTCTAAAACAGCAACAGCAGaagaaacagcagcagcagcaatgcAGGCCAAGCATGTCCATCTCCTCCAACCAGCACCTCTCTCTGAAGACTGTCAAAGCAGCCAGTGACTCTGTAGCTGCCAAACCTG cAATATGGGAAGGAAAGCAATCTGACGGACAGTCAAGCAGCCCTCAGAACTCAAACTCTAGCTTTTCTTCTTCAGTTAAAGTGGAAAATCCTTTGCTAAGCCTGGGAAAGAAGTCATTCCAGAGGTCTGACAGGCTTCACACAA gGCAAATGAAGAGGACTAAATGTGCTGAAATTGATGTTGAGACACCAGACTCCATTCTGGTTAATACAAACCTACGAGCACTAATCAACAAACACACCTTTTCAGTCCTTCCTGGAGATTGCCAACAGCGACTGCTTCTACTACTTCCAGAGGTGGATCGACAG GTTGGTCCAGATGGTCTGATGAAGTTAAATGGCTCAGCCCTTAATAATGAATTCTTCACTTCAGCAGCCCAAGGCTGGAAGGAAAGACTTTCAGAAG GTGAGTTTACACCTGAGATGCAGGTGAGAATTCGACAAGAGattgagaaggagaaaaaagtagaGCCTTGGAAAGAACAATTCTTTGAAAGCTACTATGGTCAGAG TTCTGGCCTGAGCCTTGAAGATTCAAAGAAATTGACAGCTTCACCCAACGATCCCAAAGTAAAGAAAACCCCAGCTGAGCAACCAAAATCCATGCTTCCTTCAGAGGCCTCTCCTGTCAGTATAGTCCCAGTAATTCCCCAGTTAGTGTCTAAAGAAGAAGTACTGCAACTGCCATCACCAGTCAGAAAAGAAGAGCATGAAAGCCAAGATAAGATGCAGCCAAACTCCAAATCCCCAGAGCCCCTACTTTCCTCAGCTACCAATACAAATGAGCTTAGCAGCGTTCCTCCCATCAAGTGCCCAAAGGATGAGGCTCTCTTGGAGCAAAAGCCAGTTGCCTCTGCTGAACAGGAGTCTGAGAAAGAGAATCATCTCACTACAACTTCaaattataacaaaaatgaaagccAAGAAGCTTTAGTTACATCCCTGAGCAAACCCAAGAGCCCTGGGGTAGAAACAACAGTAGTGAAGCCCATAGTAGAAGCAGGTCTACAGGAGACCACTATGAAAGAGCCTCCATCAACTCTGGCTGATCACAGCCCAGAAAGCCTCAAGAGGAAATCTTCTGTCACCCAAGAAGAGGCCcctacaaactgggagaaaagacCACGTGTCACTGAGAATCGCCAGCACCAGCAGCCATTTCAAGTCTCCCCACAGCCCTTTCTCAGTAGAGGGGACAGGTTCCAGGTGCGGAAAGTACCACCTCTCAAG ATCCCGGTCTCCAGAATCTCCCCCATGCCGTTTCCTACATCGCAGGTCTCTCCCAGGGCTCGTTTTCCAATCTCCATCACTAGTCCTAACAGAACAGGAGCCAGAACTCTCGCAGACATCAAAGCAAAAGCCCAGCTGGTCAAAGCACAGAGGGCagcagctgctgctgcagccgcAGCTGCTGCAGCCGCCTCAGTTGGAGGGACCATTCCAGGACCTGGCCCAGGGGGTGGACAAGGTCCAGGAGAGGGGGCTGAAAGGAGAACTGCTAGAGGAGGGAGTCCAGACTCAAACAGAGTCAGTGAAACTGGAAAGGGCCCCACACTGGAACTGGCAGGAACTGGAAGCAGGGGAGGTACGAGAGAGCTTTTACCCTGTGGTCCAGAGACTCAGCCCCAATCTGAGACCAAGACCCCAGGCCAGGCACAGTCTCACAGTGTCTCTGGAGCACAACTACAGCAAACCTCCTCAGTGCCTCCACCATCTGCCATCAGTGGAGCGTGCTCAAGTGTCCCGTCACCAGCCCACGCTAACACACCCCCACCAGCTTTAGGGAAAGTAAGTAATGAAAAACTGAATCCCTCCAGGGcggcagccacggtggcctctcTTAGCCACCCACAGGGGCCCAGTAATGGTAGGCAGGAGAAGGCACCTCCTACTCCAGCAGATCCTGCTCTAATCGCAGGTGCCTCACCTGTTCATTTTGCAGTCGATGGCACAGTTGAGCCCAAAGCAGGTTCTAGTAAGAATACACCAAACCCTCCAGCCTCGGCAGAGATAAGTGCTAGTGCTTCAGTGGATATGACTCCCTcccctttaacatctttattaacaACAGCCTCTTTAGAGAAGCTTCCTGTACCCCAGGTCGTTGTAACCATAGCACCTACTGGATCAGCTCCATCCTCGAGCACTTTGCCAGCAGCTTCTAGCCTTAAGACCCTGGGAGCTTCTTCAAGTATGAATGGACCCATTTCGAGGCCAAGCTCTAATATCCCTGCTAATAATCCTTTGGTAACTCAGCTGCTGCAAGGCAAAGATGTTCCCCTGGAGCAAATTCTGCCTAAACCTCTCACCAAAGTTGAAATGAAAACTGTTCCACTAActacaaaagaggaaaaggggatgaTGATAGGAGCACTCGCAGGTACCAGCGTAACAGAAAATAGCACCAGAGAGGAAGTTAATGAGAGACAGTCCCATCCAGCTACACAGCAACTGGGTAAAAGTTTGCAAAGTAAGCAGCTCCCCCAGGTTCCAAGACCCCTTCAGCTCTTTTCAGGTAAGGATCTAAGGGACGCTAGCATTGACACACACCAATACCAAGAAGGACTAAGTAAAGCAACCCAAGATCAGATCCTTCAGACACTCATCCAAAGGGTTCGGAGGCAGAATGTTCTCTCGTTTGTGCAGCCCTCCCAGTTCAACTTCACTCACTCAGGTTTCCAGTTAGAGGACATCTCCACAAGCCAGAGGTTTATGCTGGGTTTTGCTGGCAGAAGGACATCCAAGCCTGCAATGGCAGGTCACTACTTACTTAACATTTCCACCTATGGCCGGGGTTCAGAGAGCCTTAGGAGGACCCATTCTGTAAACCCCGAAGACCGATTTTGTCTAAGTAGCCCCACTGAGGCCTTGAAAATGGGATATACAGATTGTAAAAATGCAGCAGGAGATAGTAGCAGCGGTAAAGAAGATGATACTGATGAGGAAAGTACTGGTGATGAGCAAGAATCTGTCATGGTGAAGGAGGAGCCGCAGGCTTCCCAGAGTTCTGGCAAGTGTGAAGCAAGTTCAGGACCCCACAGTAGAGAAACCCTATCCACCAGTGACTGTTCAGCTAAAAAGAATGTGAAGGCAGAGACACCAGTGCCTGAGCAAACCACTTTAAGCAAGGAAAATTACCTGTTCACTAGAAGCCAAACATTTGATGAGAAGACCCTAGCCAGAGATTTTATTCAGGCAGCACAGAAGCAGATGGCTCACGCGGCGAGAGGTAAGACCGTGCGGAGCAGCCCCGAGCTTTTCAATTCTACTGCTCTTCCTCTACCTGCAGACAGTCCTACCCATCAGTCTCTACTCCTTCCACCGCTGCAAACCCCAAAGCTGTATGGAAGCCCCACACAGATTGGGCCAAGCTACAGAGGCATGATCAACGTCTCCACCTCATCGGACTTGGACCATAACTCCGCCGTAGCGGGGATGCCTGACTGTAGCCAGGTACCTAGCAATGTCGGGGATGTCATGTCCTTTTCAGTGACTGTCACGACCATCCCTGCTGGCCAAGCTATGAATCCCAGCAACCACGGCCAGACCATTCCTGTTCAGGCCTTTCCTGAAGAGAACAGCATAGAGGACACACCTTCGAAATGTTACTGCCGATTGAAAGCCATGATCATGTGCAAGGGGTGTGGAGCCTTCTGCCACGATGATTGCATTGGCCCCTCCAAACTGTGTGTCTCCTGCCTTGTCGTTCGGTAA